DNA sequence from the Terriglobales bacterium genome:
AGTCATGGCGATGGCCGTACTGCGGAACGCAATTCAGTATTCTATTCCCCGTTGCGCCTGTACACCCTTTTCATACGCGTGCTTGACCTGACGCATTTCGGTAACGGTGTCGGCCAAATCAGTTATTGTGGGGTGCGCGTTGCGGCCCGTCAAGATCACATGCACCATCTCCGGCCTTTTTTTCAGCGCCTCGGCAACCTTATTGGGATCGAGCATGCCGTAGCTGATGGCGTAATTGATCTCGTCCAGCACCACCAGGTCCCAATCCCCGGAGAGGATCGCCTTCTCCGCCTCGGCCCAGGCTTCCTCCACCATGCGAATGTCCTCGGGATCGGTTTCTGCGCCCCCGACTTTGACGAAGCCGCGCCCCATCTGCTTCATGACGAAGCGGTCGCCGAATGCCTTGACCGCGTCCAGTTCGCCGTAATGCCACGATCCCTTCAGGAACTGCAGCATCAGAACCTTCATGCCCTGGCCGACCGCACGCAAAGCCGTGCCCATCGCGGCCGTGGTCTTGCCCTTGCCGGGACCGGTGTTCACGATGATGATGCCTTTGCGAATGTCGTTCATAGGCCGCGCGTTTACAGAAGGTGTGTCAGTGCCCCAGGTGATACGGATGTCCCTTCAGGATTGTAAATCCTCGGTAGAGTTGCTCCAGCAAAACCACGCGCGCGAGTTCGTGCGCTAGGGTCATCTTACCGAGAGAAAGCTGGAATGATGCGGCTGCACGCGCCTGGTCGGAGAAGCCATCCGCTCCGCCTACCGCGAACAGCAGCGACGGAGTGCCCCGCTCCTGGTGTTGCCGCAGAAACTCCGCGAAGTGTTCAGAAGAGAGTTGCCGGCCACGCGGGTCCAGCAGTATCAAAGACCCTCGCGATTTGTCGAGCTGCTTGAGGAGCGCGGTCTCGGTCGCCATTTCCAGTGACTCGGTCGCGACGTAGCGCGAGAGACGCTTGAGGTATTCGGCGGTGAGCGACTGCACGGCCGCGTCCTTGGTTTTGCCGATCCAGGCGATGCGCAGCTTCACGGCGAGAACCTCCCGGCTAGCGCGTTCCTGAGGCGAGCACAAAATCCGCCGTCATATTCACTTTTTCCCCGTCCCAGAAGCGCGTGAAGGCGGCGCGCACCTCGCGCCCGATTGCTTCGAGTTGTTCGGGGCGAATCTGATCCAGCAGCGGGCGGAAGGGAACCGTGGCCGTCTGAAAGTACTCCCAAAGATCTTCAATACTGGAGGTCCAAGGCCATGGCACGGTGCGTAGTTCTTCCGCGACTTCGCGAAATCCAGCGGCGTTG
Encoded proteins:
- the cobO gene encoding cob(I)yrinic acid a,c-diamide adenosyltransferase, whose amino-acid sequence is MNDIRKGIIIVNTGPGKGKTTAAMGTALRAVGQGMKVLMLQFLKGSWHYGELDAVKAFGDRFVMKQMGRGFVKVGGAETDPEDIRMVEEAWAEAEKAILSGDWDLVVLDEINYAISYGMLDPNKVAEALKKRPEMVHVILTGRNAHPTITDLADTVTEMRQVKHAYEKGVQAQRGIEY
- a CDS encoding 23S rRNA (pseudouridine(1915)-N(3))-methyltransferase RlmH; protein product: MKLRIAWIGKTKDAAVQSLTAEYLKRLSRYVATESLEMATETALLKQLDKSRGSLILLDPRGRQLSSEHFAEFLRQHQERGTPSLLFAVGGADGFSDQARAAASFQLSLGKMTLAHELARVVLLEQLYRGFTILKGHPYHLGH